The following proteins are encoded in a genomic region of Irregularibacter muris:
- a CDS encoding pyridoxal-phosphate-dependent aminotransferase family protein, translated as MFNEYQHLRIPGPTPVSPEVQREMNRTILGHRSEGFSRFFAETLHKTKYIFQTKQDVFAVAASGTGALEMAVSNVVEAGDTVLVVVTGVFGERFAKIVKAYQGNAIILKFELGRAAQPQKIQEVLESHPEIKAIFVTHCETSTGVVNPIKKIGDMAKKSNALLIVDSVSALVGMDLKMDNWGIDIAVTAAHKALGLPPGLSLIAVSEKAWKRIRQHHGPRFYWDLLSYKKNIGKQTTPFTAPVSLIYGLSKSIDLIQQEGLEQGFQRHNLLRDMLRAAIPALNLELFVPNDEEASSTVTSIKGSTHLDVEELRRVLRENYKIDVAGGQQNLKGKIFRIGHMGYMHPMDMLTTIAGLEMALKHLSYPMELGMGIRAAEEVWLNAENIGQ; from the coding sequence ATGTTTAACGAATATCAACATTTGAGAATTCCCGGCCCCACACCTGTTTCTCCTGAGGTGCAACGGGAAATGAATCGTACTATTTTAGGACATCGCAGTGAAGGTTTTTCTCGTTTTTTTGCTGAAACCCTTCATAAGACAAAATATATTTTTCAGACCAAGCAAGATGTTTTTGCTGTAGCAGCCAGTGGAACTGGTGCTCTAGAAATGGCAGTTTCCAATGTAGTAGAGGCCGGGGATACTGTTCTTGTTGTTGTAACCGGCGTTTTTGGCGAAAGATTTGCTAAAATTGTAAAGGCCTATCAGGGTAATGCCATTATCCTAAAATTTGAATTAGGCAGGGCCGCTCAGCCGCAGAAAATCCAAGAGGTTCTTGAGAGTCATCCAGAAATTAAAGCAATCTTTGTAACCCATTGTGAAACCTCCACAGGAGTAGTCAATCCCATAAAAAAGATTGGCGATATGGCGAAGAAAAGCAATGCCCTATTAATTGTAGATAGTGTTTCAGCTTTAGTGGGAATGGATTTAAAAATGGATAATTGGGGAATAGATATTGCCGTCACTGCTGCCCATAAGGCTTTGGGATTGCCTCCAGGACTATCACTCATTGCCGTTAGTGAAAAAGCTTGGAAAAGGATAAGGCAGCATCATGGGCCACGTTTTTACTGGGACTTATTATCCTATAAAAAAAACATTGGCAAACAAACCACTCCCTTTACAGCACCGGTTTCTCTAATTTATGGGCTGTCAAAGTCAATAGATTTAATCCAGCAGGAGGGTCTTGAACAAGGTTTTCAAAGACACAACCTATTAAGGGATATGTTAAGAGCCGCCATTCCAGCATTAAACTTAGAACTCTTTGTTCCAAACGATGAAGAGGCTTCCTCCACGGTCACTTCTATTAAGGGTTCTACCCACCTTGATGTTGAGGAGCTAAGAAGGGTGTTGAGGGAAAATTATAAAATTGATGTAGCTGGTGGACAACAGAATTTAAAGGGCAAGATCTTTCGCATTGGTCATATGGGCTACATGCACCCTATGGATATGCTCACTACCATAGCTGGCTTGGAAATGGCTCTTAAACACCTATCCTACCCTATGGAATTAGGAATGGGTATAAGGGCAGCAGAGGAGGTATGGTTAAATGCAGAAAATATTGGTCAGTGA
- the whiA gene encoding DNA-binding protein WhiA, whose amino-acid sequence MSFSARTKNELSRIEIEKSCCCLAELSALIRMSGSISFNGNHNISFTITTENAAIARRVFTLLKISFDVQTEVRVRRNRQLKKNNIYSIVVSAPIGAGEILEKLGIIQTNQEGIKSIYYGIPSFLIQNDCCIKAYIRGAFLGGGSISDPEKTYHFEFVTYSFKHGEDLCKLINGFGLTAKIVERKNIYVVYIKEGDQIVTLLNIMQAHKALLDLENIRIYKEMRNNVNRIVNCETANLSKTVNAALRHIENIKYIRDNIGFHKLPQNLRDVAELRLNYQDASLKELGEKLDPPVGKSGINHRLRKLDRLAEDLKIKRGEAPNE is encoded by the coding sequence ATGTCATTTTCAGCCAGAACAAAAAACGAGCTTTCCAGGATAGAGATAGAAAAATCCTGTTGCTGTCTAGCAGAATTATCTGCCTTAATCCGTATGAGCGGGAGCATTTCCTTTAATGGCAATCACAATATTAGTTTTACCATTACGACGGAAAATGCAGCCATTGCCAGAAGAGTATTTACCCTGCTTAAAATCAGCTTTGATGTCCAAACTGAGGTAAGAGTACGAAGGAACCGTCAATTAAAAAAGAATAATATCTACAGTATTGTTGTTTCTGCCCCAATAGGAGCAGGAGAAATATTAGAAAAGTTAGGAATTATCCAAACAAATCAGGAAGGAATCAAAAGTATATACTATGGCATCCCCTCTTTTTTAATTCAGAATGATTGTTGCATAAAGGCCTATATTAGGGGAGCTTTTTTAGGCGGTGGGTCTATTTCTGATCCTGAAAAAACCTATCATTTTGAATTTGTCACCTATAGCTTCAAACATGGCGAGGATTTATGTAAATTAATTAATGGTTTTGGTTTGACAGCAAAAATAGTGGAAAGAAAAAACATCTATGTGGTATATATTAAAGAAGGGGATCAGATTGTCACCTTACTGAATATTATGCAAGCCCACAAGGCATTACTGGACTTGGAAAACATACGAATCTATAAGGAAATGCGCAATAACGTCAATAGAATAGTGAACTGTGAGACGGCAAACTTAAGTAAAACGGTTAATGCGGCCCTACGGCACATTGAGAATATAAAGTATATAAGGGATAATATAGGTTTTCACAAATTACCTCAAAACCTTAGGGATGTTGCAGAATTAAGATTAAATTATCAAGATGCCAGCTTAAAGGAATTGGGAGAAAAACTAGATCCACCAGTGGGAAAATCCGGCATTAATCACAGGCTAAGAAAGCTGGATAGGCTAGCTGAAGATCTAAAGATTAAAAGAGGAGAGGCACCTAATGAATAA
- a CDS encoding DRTGG domain-containing protein: MNKHQKILHYIKELEVGAKISVRKIAQELNVSEGTAYRAIKEAENQELVSTIPRTGTIRIEKVEKKNLEQLTFGEVVNIVEGNVISGWNGLNKILNKFAIGAMTLDAMTQYLSEGDLLIVGNRAETYSLALERNCAILITGGFTCDEEIKRIANKKNLPIISSTYDSFTVATMLNKAIYERLIKKDILLVEDILVEDPFFIESHKKVRDCKKLMAETGHERFPVLDKQGVVVGMITPKDMVIPDDDHLNDDQPIHKIMTRSPITVSPNTSVAYAAHRMIWEGIEMIPVVENKILIGLITRRDVMKAIQYMQNQPQVGETMEDLLIENFQVKKEKDGVVYSGKVTPRMLSQLGIASWGSLNMLMTVVGTAALEKHRPVEMIVDNFTSHFIRPIQIDFPIDVRAIIIDLGRNFCKIEVVIQYGEQIVAKGMLAVRIVNK, translated from the coding sequence ATGAATAAACACCAAAAAATTCTTCACTACATAAAAGAGTTAGAGGTGGGCGCTAAAATTTCAGTGAGAAAAATAGCCCAAGAGCTAAATGTTAGTGAGGGAACAGCTTACCGTGCCATTAAAGAAGCAGAAAACCAGGAGTTGGTCAGCACTATTCCCCGAACAGGCACCATAAGAATTGAAAAAGTAGAAAAGAAGAACTTAGAACAGCTTACCTTTGGGGAGGTAGTCAATATTGTAGAAGGGAATGTCATAAGTGGGTGGAATGGTTTAAATAAAATCTTAAATAAATTTGCCATAGGAGCAATGACCTTAGATGCTATGACGCAATACCTTTCAGAAGGGGATCTATTGATTGTGGGGAATAGGGCAGAGACCTATAGCCTAGCTTTAGAAAGAAATTGTGCGATTTTAATCACAGGAGGGTTTACCTGTGATGAGGAGATTAAAAGAATTGCCAATAAGAAGAATCTACCTATAATTTCCTCTACCTATGATAGTTTTACTGTGGCTACCATGTTGAATAAAGCCATATATGAAAGACTAATAAAAAAAGATATCCTGTTGGTGGAGGATATTCTAGTGGAAGATCCCTTTTTTATTGAAAGTCATAAAAAGGTAAGGGATTGTAAAAAGTTAATGGCCGAAACAGGTCATGAGCGTTTTCCAGTATTGGACAAACAGGGTGTGGTAGTCGGGATGATTACTCCTAAGGATATGGTTATACCGGATGATGATCACCTAAATGATGATCAACCCATTCATAAAATAATGACCCGTAGTCCGATAACAGTAAGCCCCAATACCTCTGTAGCATACGCCGCCCATCGCATGATTTGGGAAGGCATTGAAATGATCCCTGTAGTGGAGAATAAAATCCTCATCGGGCTGATCACTAGAAGAGATGTCATGAAGGCCATTCAATATATGCAAAATCAACCCCAGGTAGGAGAAACCATGGAGGATTTGCTGATAGAAAATTTCCAGGTGAAGAAGGAAAAAGATGGAGTGGTCTATTCAGGCAAGGTAACCCCACGTATGTTAAGCCAACTGGGTATAGCCAGTTGGGGGTCCCTAAATATGCTCATGACAGTGGTAGGTACTGCTGCCTTGGAGAAGCACAGACCCGTAGAAATGATCGTGGATAATTTTACATCTCATTTTATTCGCCCCATTCAAATTGATTTTCCTATAGACGTCAGAGCCATCATCATTGACTTGGGAAGAAACTTTTGCAAGATTGAGGTGGTCATACAATATGGAGAACAAATTGTAGCTAAGGGGATGTTAGCTGTGAGGATTGTGAACAAGTAA
- a CDS encoding DNA polymerase III subunit alpha: protein MGKFVHLHVHTEYSLLDGSSRIKDLISRVKELGMDSIAITDHGVMYGIVDFYKEAKAQGIKPIIGCEVYIATRRLEDKDSGKDQNYSHLLLLAENQKGYDNLKIIVSKGFIDGFYYKPRVDAEFLRQHSEGIICLSACIGGEIPQALLNNNQELAKRLIGQYQDIFGKNNFYIELQDHDIEEQIQVNRSLISLAKELDAPLVATNDVHYINREDAIAHDVLLCIQTGTNVQEENRMKFPGDEFYLKSPEEMEDLFGYIPEALENTVKIAERCHVDFDFNHIHLPKYDVPEGEDSTCYLRRLCVEGIERKYPIVSDETRKRLDYELSIINQMGYEDYFLIVWDFIKYAKDKGIMVGPGRGSAAGSLVSYALDITTVDPLKYNLLFERFLNPDRISMPDIDIDFCYERRGEVIDYVIEKYGEDRVAQIITFGTMAARAAIRDVGRALNIPYGKVDTIAKQIPMELGITIDKALQINGELVSLCEEDEEVDFLIKMARSVEGLPRHASTHAAGVVISNKPLVEHVPLYKHNDSITTQFTMGLLEELGLLKMDFLGLRNLTVIRDAIDNIKYNKDVDIKIEELTFDDPEVFKIISEGDTLGVFQLESGGMQQFMKELKPDSFEDIIAGISLYRPGPMDQIPAYIANKKNPEQIHYLHEILESILDVTYGCMVYQEQVMQIVRDVAGYSMGRSDLVRRAMSKKKMDVMEKERKIFIYGEDDEEGNIIVEGAIRRGVSAEIANKIFDQMIDFAKYAFNKSHAAAYAVIAYQTAWLKRYYPTEFMAALLTSIMGNTNKVAQYIHNCKQKNIPILPPDVNESFVNFTVIGEKIRFGLAAVKNIGINAIHAIITAREEKGYFTDFMDFCEKVDFKDLNKRTVESLIKCGAFDSLGVYRSQLIDIYEKVLDGIQQDRRKNIKGQVSLFDVVQEEDSRSFQIDILPNIPEYNKKILLSMEKEMVGFYISGHPLAEYEELLKRKVSITSDQLYHGDEEEGQENFLRDEQKVIVGGIIAHKKQKITKNNHMMAFITLEDLYGPMEVIVFPTIYRKFNHLLEEDKAVIIEGRLNLKENEEPVIICEKVTPLVKIKTQKLYIKIPTSLDHSIFSEIKPILMKYEGNTPVIVYFESTKQKTLTNEKLWVKPQEEMIKLLEEKLGKNMVKLQ, encoded by the coding sequence ATGGGAAAGTTTGTACACTTACATGTTCATACCGAGTATAGCTTGCTAGATGGGTCCAGTAGGATAAAAGACCTCATTAGTAGAGTGAAGGAATTGGGAATGGATAGCATAGCTATTACTGACCATGGAGTGATGTATGGAATCGTAGATTTTTATAAAGAAGCAAAGGCCCAAGGGATAAAACCCATTATTGGATGTGAAGTATATATAGCGACAAGAAGACTAGAGGATAAAGATTCGGGGAAGGACCAAAACTATAGCCACTTATTATTACTGGCTGAGAATCAAAAGGGATATGATAATCTAAAAATCATTGTATCCAAGGGGTTTATCGATGGATTTTATTATAAACCCAGGGTGGATGCAGAGTTTCTCAGACAACATAGTGAGGGCATCATCTGTTTAAGTGCCTGTATAGGTGGAGAAATCCCCCAAGCCCTATTAAATAATAACCAAGAACTAGCCAAAAGACTGATTGGTCAATATCAAGATATTTTCGGCAAGAATAATTTTTATATCGAATTACAGGATCATGATATAGAAGAACAAATACAAGTAAATCGCAGCCTGATATCCTTAGCGAAAGAATTGGATGCCCCCTTGGTGGCTACCAATGATGTTCACTACATCAATAGAGAAGATGCCATAGCCCATGATGTACTGTTATGTATTCAGACGGGTACCAATGTTCAAGAGGAAAATAGAATGAAGTTTCCTGGGGACGAATTTTATTTAAAGTCCCCTGAGGAAATGGAAGACCTATTTGGATATATTCCTGAGGCCTTGGAAAATACAGTAAAGATTGCTGAAAGATGCCATGTGGATTTTGACTTTAATCATATTCACCTTCCAAAATATGATGTACCTGAAGGAGAAGACAGCACTTGCTATCTAAGGAGGCTATGTGTAGAAGGCATTGAAAGAAAATACCCTATAGTGTCTGATGAAACCCGGAAGCGTTTAGACTATGAACTCTCCATTATCAATCAAATGGGTTATGAGGATTACTTTTTAATTGTATGGGATTTTATTAAGTATGCAAAGGATAAGGGAATTATGGTAGGGCCAGGTAGAGGAAGTGCTGCCGGAAGTTTGGTATCCTATGCCTTAGATATCACCACCGTTGACCCTTTAAAATACAATCTTCTTTTTGAAAGATTTTTAAACCCTGACCGTATTAGTATGCCGGATATTGATATAGACTTTTGCTATGAACGACGGGGAGAAGTCATTGACTATGTCATTGAAAAGTATGGAGAAGATAGGGTCGCACAGATCATCACCTTTGGTACCATGGCAGCAAGGGCGGCCATAAGAGATGTGGGACGGGCCCTTAATATACCCTATGGAAAAGTAGATACCATAGCAAAACAAATTCCTATGGAATTGGGCATTACCATTGATAAGGCCTTACAGATCAACGGGGAGTTGGTCTCTCTTTGTGAAGAAGATGAAGAAGTGGATTTTCTTATTAAAATGGCAAGATCAGTAGAAGGACTTCCCCGGCACGCTTCTACCCATGCGGCGGGTGTAGTCATATCCAATAAGCCCTTAGTGGAACATGTTCCTCTATACAAACACAATGACAGCATTACCACCCAATTTACCATGGGATTATTAGAAGAATTGGGACTTTTGAAAATGGATTTTCTAGGTCTTAGAAATCTGACGGTTATTCGGGATGCCATAGACAATATCAAATACAATAAGGACGTAGATATTAAAATAGAAGAATTAACCTTTGATGACCCAGAGGTATTTAAAATTATCAGTGAGGGAGATACCCTAGGCGTTTTCCAATTGGAAAGTGGAGGGATGCAACAATTTATGAAGGAGTTAAAGCCCGACTCCTTTGAGGATATTATTGCGGGGATTTCTCTATACAGACCTGGTCCAATGGATCAAATTCCCGCTTATATCGCCAATAAAAAGAACCCGGAACAAATCCACTATCTTCATGAAATTCTAGAGTCTATTTTAGATGTTACCTATGGCTGCATGGTATATCAAGAACAGGTTATGCAAATTGTTCGAGATGTAGCAGGCTATTCCATGGGTCGAAGCGATTTGGTGAGAAGAGCTATGTCCAAGAAAAAAATGGATGTGATGGAAAAAGAGAGAAAGATATTTATCTATGGAGAAGATGATGAAGAGGGAAATATTATTGTAGAAGGAGCCATAAGAAGGGGCGTTTCCGCTGAGATTGCCAATAAGATTTTTGATCAGATGATTGATTTTGCTAAATATGCCTTTAATAAATCTCACGCTGCTGCTTATGCGGTTATTGCCTATCAAACGGCTTGGCTAAAAAGATATTATCCCACAGAATTTATGGCTGCTTTACTTACGAGTATTATGGGCAATACCAACAAAGTAGCTCAATATATTCATAATTGCAAACAAAAGAATATCCCTATACTACCACCGGATGTCAATGAAAGTTTTGTGAACTTTACTGTAATTGGTGAAAAAATACGTTTTGGCTTGGCTGCTGTTAAAAATATTGGAATTAATGCCATTCACGCCATTATTACAGCTAGGGAAGAAAAAGGATACTTCACAGACTTTATGGATTTTTGTGAAAAAGTGGACTTTAAAGATTTGAATAAAAGAACTGTGGAAAGCCTGATTAAATGTGGAGCCTTTGACTCTTTGGGAGTCTATCGTTCACAGTTAATAGATATATACGAAAAAGTATTAGATGGTATTCAGCAAGATAGAAGAAAAAATATAAAAGGGCAGGTATCTCTCTTTGATGTTGTGCAAGAGGAAGACAGTAGAAGTTTTCAAATAGATATATTGCCAAATATCCCAGAGTATAATAAGAAAATATTGCTCTCAATGGAAAAAGAAATGGTAGGCTTTTATATTAGCGGTCATCCCCTAGCGGAGTATGAGGAATTGCTCAAAAGAAAAGTATCCATTACCAGCGATCAGTTGTACCATGGTGATGAAGAAGAAGGACAGGAGAACTTCCTAAGGGATGAACAAAAGGTCATTGTAGGAGGTATAATTGCTCATAAAAAGCAAAAAATAACTAAGAATAATCATATGATGGCTTTTATTACCCTAGAGGATTTATATGGTCCTATGGAAGTGATTGTATTCCCTACGATCTATCGAAAATTTAATCATCTTCTTGAGGAAGATAAAGCAGTGATTATTGAGGGAAGACTAAACCTAAAGGAAAATGAAGAGCCAGTCATTATCTGTGAAAAAGTGACCCCTTTAGTGAAAATCAAAACACAAAAATTATATATAAAAATTCCTACTTCCTTAGATCATTCTATTTTTTCTGAAATAAAGCCCATATTAATGAAGTATGAGGGCAATACCCCAGTTATTGTATATTTTGAATCCACAAAACAAAAGACGCTAACCAATGAAAAATTGTGGGTAAAACCCCAGGAAGAGATGATTAAATTATTGGAAGAGAAACTAGGGAAAAACATGGTAAAATTGCAATAG
- the pfkA gene encoding 6-phosphofructokinase has protein sequence MKRIGILTSGGDAPGMNAAIRSVVRTAIYNDIEVMGIRRGYNGLINGDIIPLDVSSVADIIHRGGTILHTARSKEFMTEEGLDMAMNILEVFKIDGLVVIGGDGSLRGAQKLSEKGIKTIGIPGTIDNDVACTDFTIGFDTAVNTALDAIAKIRDTSTSHERTNIIEVMGRNSGDIALLAGLAGGADYVIVPEKELNIDEICKEILKGKNRGKLHSIVVLAEGAGGAYEVGKQIQIKTGIETRTTILGYIQRGGSPTAFDRILASRMASMAIELLMGGKTSRTVCIQNNKLIDLDIDDALSYKKQFDEKSYKLVEILSI, from the coding sequence GTGAAAAGAATTGGCATACTCACTAGCGGAGGTGATGCCCCAGGGATGAATGCTGCCATACGTTCAGTTGTTCGTACAGCCATTTATAACGATATAGAAGTGATGGGAATAAGAAGAGGGTATAATGGATTGATCAATGGAGATATTATTCCATTGGATGTATCCTCAGTAGCTGATATTATTCATAGAGGGGGAACCATCCTTCATACTGCCCGCAGTAAAGAATTTATGACAGAAGAAGGTCTGGATATGGCCATGAATATCTTAGAAGTATTTAAGATTGACGGACTGGTTGTAATTGGCGGAGATGGATCTCTTAGGGGAGCCCAAAAACTAAGTGAAAAGGGAATAAAAACCATTGGTATCCCAGGTACCATAGACAATGATGTGGCCTGTACGGATTTTACCATTGGATTTGATACGGCTGTGAATACAGCCTTAGATGCAATCGCCAAAATTAGAGATACTTCTACCTCCCATGAGAGAACCAATATCATAGAAGTTATGGGAAGAAATAGTGGGGATATTGCTTTGCTTGCTGGTTTAGCTGGGGGGGCGGATTATGTCATCGTCCCAGAAAAAGAACTTAATATTGATGAAATATGTAAGGAAATATTAAAGGGTAAAAATAGGGGAAAATTACATAGCATTGTCGTATTGGCTGAAGGGGCAGGAGGAGCTTATGAAGTAGGTAAGCAAATTCAAATCAAAACAGGTATTGAAACAAGAACCACCATATTGGGTTATATCCAAAGAGGAGGTTCCCCAACAGCTTTTGATCGTATATTGGCAAGTCGAATGGCCTCTATGGCCATAGAATTACTTATGGGGGGAAAGACTAGTCGGACAGTATGTATTCAAAACAATAAATTAATTGACTTGGACATAGACGACGCCCTATCATATAAAAAACAATTTGATGAAAAGTCTTATAAACTTGTAGAAATACTATCCATATAG
- the pyk gene encoding pyruvate kinase, with the protein MKRTKIVCTLGPASESKDVLMGLVKSGMNVSRLNFSHGSHEEHKRKIDLIKEVREELNTPVAILLDTKGPEVRIKQFETGEIELIEGEKFILTTRDIKGNKDGVAVTFDNLHQEIKEGNKVLIDDGLVQLTVEKIVGPDIHCIVENGGPLKNNKSINLPDVNINLPAITEKDTQDIKFGIRENIDFIAASFIRKAQDILEIRKVLEENDAEDIQIISKIENREGVNNIDEIIEYSDGIMVARGDLGVEIPPEEVPLVQKMIIRKCNKAGKPVITATQMLDSMIRNPRPTRAEVTDVANAIFDGTDAIMLSGETAAGKFPVEAVRTMDRIARKTENSLNYKEMLKTLDPAEISVTDSISHATCTTAQELGASAIITATASGHTARMVSKYRPESPILAFTPDAKVVRRLTLVWGVYPVLIQDFTSTDELFDHSVHRALEEGLVQWGDLVVITAGIPLGIKGTTNLIKVHTIGEVLIQGTGIGKDSVTGKIRIVRNEEDIADFQEGEILVSVSIDIESMPAVKKAAGMILEEGGLTSSGAIVALQMGIPVVVGAEKAIDSLENGQIVTIDSVRGLIYQGIAKVL; encoded by the coding sequence ATGAAAAGAACAAAAATTGTATGTACATTGGGGCCAGCTTCAGAATCAAAGGATGTTTTAATGGGATTGGTAAAAAGCGGAATGAATGTTTCAAGATTAAACTTTTCCCATGGGAGCCATGAAGAGCATAAAAGAAAAATCGATTTGATAAAGGAAGTTAGAGAGGAGTTAAATACTCCTGTAGCTATCTTACTAGACACCAAGGGACCAGAAGTAAGGATTAAACAATTTGAAACAGGGGAAATAGAGCTAATAGAGGGAGAGAAGTTTATCCTTACCACCAGAGATATAAAGGGAAATAAAGACGGTGTAGCCGTTACCTTTGACAATCTTCATCAGGAAATTAAAGAGGGCAATAAGGTACTGATTGATGACGGACTTGTACAATTAACAGTAGAAAAAATTGTAGGGCCTGATATTCACTGTATCGTAGAAAATGGTGGTCCCCTAAAAAACAACAAAAGCATTAATTTACCCGATGTAAATATTAATTTGCCAGCCATCACTGAAAAAGATACACAAGATATCAAATTTGGGATTAGAGAAAACATAGATTTTATTGCAGCCTCCTTTATACGAAAGGCACAGGATATTTTAGAAATCAGAAAGGTATTGGAAGAAAATGATGCCGAGGATATCCAGATCATTTCTAAGATTGAAAATAGAGAAGGTGTGAACAACATAGATGAAATCATCGAGTATTCTGATGGAATTATGGTAGCTAGGGGAGATCTAGGGGTAGAAATTCCACCAGAGGAAGTACCCTTGGTGCAGAAAATGATTATTAGAAAATGTAATAAGGCCGGTAAACCAGTCATTACTGCAACTCAGATGTTAGATTCTATGATTAGAAACCCAAGACCTACTAGAGCGGAGGTTACCGACGTCGCTAATGCTATTTTTGATGGAACCGATGCTATTATGTTATCAGGAGAAACTGCTGCTGGAAAGTTTCCTGTGGAAGCGGTAAGAACTATGGATAGAATTGCTAGAAAAACAGAAAACTCCTTGAATTATAAGGAAATGCTAAAAACCCTTGATCCAGCAGAAATATCTGTTACAGATTCTATCAGTCATGCAACCTGTACCACAGCCCAGGAGCTGGGAGCATCAGCTATTATTACAGCAACGGCTTCTGGACATACGGCAAGAATGGTCTCAAAATATAGACCAGAATCTCCTATTTTAGCCTTTACCCCAGATGCAAAAGTAGTCCGCCGATTGACCTTGGTATGGGGGGTATATCCAGTTTTAATTCAAGACTTTACCAGTACCGATGAACTCTTTGATCATTCTGTTCATAGGGCTTTAGAGGAAGGTTTAGTACAATGGGGAGATTTAGTTGTTATTACAGCGGGAATCCCCTTAGGCATAAAAGGGACCACCAATCTTATTAAGGTACATACCATTGGTGAAGTATTGATTCAAGGAACAGGTATAGGGAAAGATTCTGTAACAGGCAAGATAAGAATCGTAAGGAATGAAGAGGATATAGCAGACTTCCAAGAGGGAGAAATATTGGTCTCTGTATCTATAGACATAGAGTCAATGCCCGCTGTAAAAAAAGCTGCAGGGATGATCTTGGAAGAGGGAGGATTGACTTCCTCAGGAGCTATTGTAGCACTGCAGATGGGTATTCCCGTGGTAGTGGGGGCAGAAAAGGCTATTGATTCTTTAGAAAATGGTCAAATTGTTACGATAGATAGTGTACGGGGATTGATCTACCAAGGTATCGCTAAGGTTTTATAA
- a CDS encoding TolB family protein, with protein MWKRLPIILLVMVLPLLFSGCKYLFLREEQPKTLEEKNNNEQDKTSLMKIKDFVDITQGIVSDVSPHGNEIIALKPQDDASVSSPTDNTSINNLFIYDMRRKEEKTILASQTSKSLGRFDPTGKGIYYLESKDQSSYQLFWVDDEGNKKIKISSSEHEVNPRFYITSENNVFYGTKDGKIVKANKLGVLYSINIGEEYSIEQIYYSEEKDLVIFSAFKNDVLSMYSVQPDGKNPTLFIENILGSFDISRDGTQLIYMTPIPDSNKRNLWLLTLDSTEESKLIEGYPQSASFSPNGKKVLYTDKTDVNSDRQNIWILNLHNLESKQIASNLRIISRILWHPSNERILFSSYQLKDSQVQFFIHSLEF; from the coding sequence ATGTGGAAAAGGTTACCTATTATTCTCCTAGTAATGGTTTTGCCCCTCTTATTCAGTGGTTGTAAATACTTATTCTTGCGAGAAGAACAACCCAAAACCCTAGAGGAAAAAAACAATAATGAACAAGATAAAACTTCACTAATGAAAATAAAGGATTTTGTAGATATTACCCAGGGCATTGTCTCTGATGTTTCACCCCATGGGAATGAAATCATTGCTTTAAAGCCACAGGACGACGCAAGTGTCAGCAGTCCTACAGATAATACTAGTATTAATAATCTTTTTATTTATGATATGCGAAGGAAAGAAGAAAAGACCATTCTTGCTTCCCAAACCAGTAAATCCCTTGGCCGCTTTGATCCAACTGGAAAAGGCATTTATTATTTAGAAAGTAAAGACCAATCATCCTATCAGTTATTTTGGGTAGATGATGAGGGAAACAAAAAGATTAAAATCTCTTCCTCAGAACATGAGGTAAACCCTAGGTTTTATATTACATCAGAAAACAATGTATTTTATGGCACCAAGGACGGAAAAATAGTTAAAGCTAATAAATTAGGAGTTTTATATTCTATAAATATTGGAGAAGAATATTCCATTGAACAAATCTATTATTCTGAGGAAAAAGATTTGGTTATTTTTTCAGCCTTTAAAAATGATGTACTAAGCATGTATTCTGTGCAACCTGACGGAAAAAATCCAACATTATTTATTGAAAATATCCTTGGCTCCTTTGACATCTCTAGAGATGGAACTCAGCTTATATATATGACCCCCATTCCGGATAGTAATAAGAGAAATTTATGGTTATTGACTCTGGATAGCACTGAAGAATCAAAGTTAATAGAAGGCTATCCTCAAAGCGCAAGCTTTTCCCCCAATGGGAAAAAGGTTTTATATACGGATAAGACAGATGTCAATAGTGATAGGCAAAATATCTGGATACTTAACCTTCATAATCTTGAGAGTAAACAGATTGCTTCTAATTTAAGGATTATCAGTAGGATACTCTGGCATCCTAGTAATGAGAGAATCCTCTTCTCTTCTTACCAGTTAAAGGATAGCCAGGTTCAATTTTTTATACATTCACTGGAATTTTAA